A single genomic interval of Ruminococcus sp. NK3A76 harbors:
- a CDS encoding ABC transporter substrate-binding protein → MKMKKILAVMSTAALCTAMFAACGDTSSSGSGNSGAGGSDGPIKVGIINNDPNESGYRTANDKDLKEAFSEANGYDADFAYSMKNDEQIAAAQKFIQDEVDYLLISAADTAGWDSVLKDAQAAGVRVILFDRTIDASEDLYEASIVSDMEKEGKTAVDWLKGQNLDKYEVIHIQGAMGSAAQKGRSGALDKAASDDSSKWEIVAQQTGEWNAEKAQQIVQSVIDSGKKFNVIYAENDDMAKGAVAALDKANISHGVGKDVIVMGFDCNKWALQELLDQKWNYDGQCNPFQSSYIKDVIDKLEKGEKLEQKTIVMDEKGFDASTITQDDVDKYGI, encoded by the coding sequence ATGAAAATGAAGAAAATTCTTGCAGTTATGTCAACAGCAGCTCTTTGCACAGCTATGTTCGCAGCCTGCGGCGATACAAGCAGCTCCGGTTCAGGCAACAGCGGTGCAGGCGGCTCTGACGGCCCCATCAAGGTAGGTATCATCAATAACGATCCTAACGAGTCCGGCTACCGTACAGCTAACGATAAGGACCTTAAGGAAGCGTTCTCTGAGGCTAACGGCTATGATGCTGACTTTGCATACAGCATGAAGAACGACGAGCAGATAGCAGCTGCTCAGAAGTTCATACAGGACGAGGTTGATTATCTCCTCATCTCCGCTGCTGATACAGCAGGCTGGGACAGCGTTCTTAAGGATGCACAGGCTGCAGGCGTAAGAGTAATCCTCTTCGACCGTACAATAGATGCAAGTGAGGATCTCTATGAGGCTTCCATCGTTTCCGATATGGAAAAGGAAGGCAAGACAGCTGTTGATTGGCTCAAGGGTCAGAACCTCGATAAGTATGAGGTTATCCACATTCAGGGTGCTATGGGCTCCGCTGCTCAGAAGGGACGTTCGGGTGCTCTCGACAAGGCTGCTTCTGACGACTCCTCCAAGTGGGAGATCGTTGCTCAGCAGACAGGTGAGTGGAACGCTGAAAAGGCTCAGCAGATCGTACAGTCTGTAATCGACTCCGGTAAGAAGTTCAACGTAATCTACGCTGAGAACGACGATATGGCTAAGGGCGCAGTTGCTGCTCTTGATAAGGCTAACATCTCTCACGGTGTAGGCAAGGACGTTATAGTTATGGGCTTTGACTGCAACAAGTGGGCTCTTCAGGAACTCCTTGACCAGAAGTGGAACTACGACGGTCAGTGCAACCCCTTCCAGTCTTCTTACATCAAGGACGTTATCGACAAGCTCGAAAAGGGCGAGAAGCTCGAGCAGAAGACCATAGTTATGGACGAGAAGGGCTTCGATGCTTCGACTATAACTCAGGACGATGTTGACAAGTACGGCATCTGA
- a CDS encoding helix-turn-helix domain-containing protein produces the protein MKQTMVSDDFLSVTRLDAGKIDNLLRSGCPDTCREEFEQMLDDIHFDQFKSMVLRLYVCTDIYIMARNFANELGISDGRFTSLLGDADSIEEQLSTVEATKKYLIIMIEQCISWRIERARSNKCGVVSNAKKYIESNYMRDDISLESIAHEVGLSPTYFSALFKKETGQCLSNYLNMVRIDKSKQLLCCTSKMIYEIAFEVGFQDYRYFGQIFKKYTGQTPRQFQRVANVRT, from the coding sequence GTGAAACAGACTATGGTATCAGATGATTTTTTGAGTGTAACACGTCTTGATGCAGGTAAGATAGACAACCTTCTTCGCAGCGGGTGTCCGGATACCTGCCGTGAAGAATTTGAGCAGATGCTCGACGACATACATTTTGATCAGTTCAAGTCAATGGTGCTCAGACTCTACGTTTGTACGGACATATACATTATGGCCAGAAATTTTGCAAACGAGCTTGGCATAAGCGACGGGCGTTTTACATCGCTGCTCGGCGATGCAGACAGTATCGAGGAGCAGCTTTCTACCGTCGAGGCGACGAAAAAATATCTTATCATAATGATAGAGCAGTGTATAAGCTGGCGCATCGAGCGTGCAAGATCGAATAAATGCGGCGTTGTTTCAAATGCCAAGAAGTATATCGAATCAAACTATATGCGTGATGACATATCCCTTGAGAGCATAGCACATGAGGTGGGGCTAAGTCCTACATATTTCAGCGCTCTTTTCAAGAAGGAGACCGGCCAGTGCCTGTCTAACTACCTCAATATGGTCAGGATAGACAAATCCAAGCAGCTGCTTTGCTGTACATCAAAGATGATATATGAGATAGCCTTTGAAGTGGGCTTCCAGGATTACAGGTATTTCGGGCAGATATTCAAGAAGTACACCGGCCAGACACCGAGACAGTTCCAAAGAGTAGCAAATGTCCGTACATAG
- a CDS encoding GntR family transcriptional regulator, whose protein sequence is MDNFKYTAIVDWAKDYIKTNGLKPDDRFLTEKELCTIHGVSRQTVRQAMMTLERENIISRVRGSGTFVTERATGIAAPGAAAAPAKKSVGVISTYFSDYIFPHIVTGIESVLGDRGYTMQLSITHDQVIEETQALENMLSSGVCGLIVEPSKSALPNPNTELYNKIRTSGIPLVFFNAKYQWADFPYAAMDDTIAGKKVTDHLFDCGHRDIAGIFALDDIQGHKRYSGFMQSCLEHNVSDAEKNVFWFLAADKSKMFTFGKDKLLELFDRTTGVVCYNDMVAINLMKFCKENAIRVPEDLSVVGIDDSRYASICEVPLTSVHHPHKKLGATAAKMLISMIENKDISCKDEIFEPELIVRDSVRKL, encoded by the coding sequence ATGGACAACTTCAAATATACGGCGATAGTTGACTGGGCAAAGGACTATATAAAGACCAACGGCTTAAAGCCTGATGACCGTTTTCTCACTGAAAAGGAGCTGTGTACCATACACGGTGTCAGCAGACAGACTGTAAGACAGGCGATGATGACGCTTGAGCGTGAGAATATAATCAGCCGTGTTAGAGGCAGCGGCACATTTGTTACCGAGCGTGCAACAGGCATAGCTGCTCCGGGTGCGGCTGCAGCGCCTGCAAAAAAGAGCGTGGGCGTTATATCGACCTATTTCAGCGATTATATTTTTCCGCATATAGTTACAGGTATTGAAAGTGTGCTGGGCGACAGGGGCTATACAATGCAGCTGTCTATCACTCACGACCAGGTGATTGAAGAAACACAGGCGCTTGAAAATATGCTTTCCTCAGGTGTTTGCGGCCTTATCGTAGAGCCTTCAAAGAGCGCTCTGCCTAACCCGAATACCGAGCTTTACAACAAGATAAGAACAAGCGGCATACCGCTCGTATTCTTCAATGCAAAGTATCAGTGGGCGGATTTTCCTTATGCGGCTATGGACGATACGATCGCCGGCAAAAAGGTCACAGACCATCTGTTTGACTGCGGCCACAGGGATATCGCAGGCATCTTTGCACTCGATGATATCCAGGGGCATAAGCGCTACAGCGGTTTTATGCAGAGCTGCTTAGAGCATAATGTAAGTGATGCCGAGAAGAATGTTTTCTGGTTCCTTGCAGCCGATAAGAGCAAGATGTTCACCTTTGGCAAGGATAAACTGTTAGAGCTGTTTGACAGGACAACGGGCGTTGTCTGCTATAACGACATGGTGGCAATAAACCTTATGAAATTCTGTAAGGAAAATGCGATAAGAGTGCCCGAGGATCTGTCTGTTGTGGGGATAGATGATTCGAGGTACGCATCAATTTGTGAGGTGCCGCTGACAAGTGTGCATCATCCGCACAAAAAGCTCGGCGCTACCGCTGCCAAGATGCTCATAAGCATGATAGAGAATAAGGATATCAGCTGTAAGGACGAGATATTCGAGCCTGAGCTTATAGTGAGGGATTCAGTAAGAAAGCTGTGA
- a CDS encoding GGDEF domain-containing protein codes for MDLQEFADSIAYGASIYSFEILPDGSFGEIMITAANDGFKAFFAINPNAPKFEPGMPYRKLFYDPNFENFCYRCASTNEPLYSYVNAHGAWLSGMYFPIASDKENIVNCCYILKISKEVETDELSKRSAEIGADVLNMSIKLHKKQDFIQSIADAVSDIKKICSSQKCSIVLVDKSKQSCTFINEDGKNDEYMIKLAIEMGRTPYETAVAWEKSLAGSDCLLLDDLSVVKERDKLWYDSLVCNGIESIVLYAVKFNNELVGFIWAANFDVANIMKIKETLELSTFFIGAVIANHQLLDKLETMSMYDMLTDVKNRNAMNNRTDVLEAGFIGGIGIVVTDLNGLKEVNDRLGHTAGDKLLIKAASLIKATFGDCEIYRAGGDEFVILCPDITEDELERRTEELRSLTSQTPDVRIAIGSHYCTGSADIRRSMQIADKKMYADKQLYYRQHPDKRRKDAQGL; via the coding sequence ATGGATCTTCAGGAATTTGCTGATAGTATTGCTTACGGTGCAAGCATTTATTCTTTTGAGATACTCCCCGACGGCAGCTTCGGTGAGATAATGATAACGGCTGCAAACGACGGCTTCAAGGCTTTTTTTGCCATTAATCCGAATGCCCCGAAGTTTGAGCCCGGTATGCCTTACAGGAAGCTGTTTTACGATCCTAACTTTGAGAACTTCTGCTACCGCTGCGCATCAACTAACGAGCCGCTGTATTCTTATGTAAACGCTCACGGCGCATGGCTCAGCGGAATGTATTTTCCCATTGCATCTGATAAGGAAAATATCGTAAACTGCTGCTACATACTTAAGATATCCAAAGAAGTCGAGACAGATGAGCTTTCAAAGCGCTCGGCAGAGATTGGCGCAGATGTACTTAACATGAGCATAAAGCTGCACAAAAAGCAGGATTTCATCCAGTCGATAGCAGATGCTGTAAGTGATATCAAGAAGATCTGCTCATCACAGAAGTGTTCGATCGTGCTCGTTGACAAAAGCAAGCAGAGCTGCACGTTTATCAATGAGGACGGCAAGAATGATGAATATATGATAAAGCTCGCCATTGAAATGGGAAGAACTCCATATGAAACGGCGGTAGCATGGGAGAAGTCTCTTGCAGGAAGCGACTGTCTGCTGCTTGATGATCTGAGTGTCGTAAAAGAACGTGACAAGCTCTGGTATGATTCGCTTGTATGCAACGGTATTGAAAGCATAGTGCTTTATGCCGTGAAGTTCAACAATGAGCTTGTAGGCTTTATATGGGCTGCAAATTTTGATGTTGCAAACATCATGAAGATAAAGGAAACTCTTGAACTCTCGACTTTCTTTATCGGTGCTGTTATAGCCAACCACCAGCTGCTTGACAAGCTCGAAACTATGAGTATGTATGATATGCTCACAGATGTCAAGAACCGCAACGCCATGAACAACCGCACGGACGTACTTGAAGCCGGATTTATTGGAGGTATCGGCATCGTAGTTACCGACCTCAACGGTCTTAAAGAGGTCAACGACCGTCTTGGCCACACTGCCGGCGACAAGCTGCTGATAAAAGCCGCTTCGCTTATAAAGGCGACCTTTGGCGACTGTGAGATATACCGTGCAGGCGGTGACGAATTCGTTATCCTCTGCCCTGACATAACCGAGGATGAGCTTGAACGCCGCACAGAGGAGCTGCGCTCGCTTACATCCCAGACACCTGACGTAAGGATAGCTATCGGCTCACATTACTGCACCGGAAGCGCTGATATACGCCGTTCCATGCAGATAGCCGATAAAAAGATGTATGCTGACAAGCAGCTTTACTACCGTCAGCACCCTGACAAGCGCCGCAAGGACGCACAGGGGCTATAA
- a CDS encoding GNAT family N-acetyltransferase: MDIQVIRAAETWQQAGAYYVRIQGMARQHGITLRQEFDEHDTPDTKYIVLTDDSFPVATCRLYRLNESSAMIGRVVVLPEYRGRQLGRRVINEAEAWLRELGIKRAVVESRDVAVGFYEKLGYCVTDKSIIHGETFDCIHMEKQLV; this comes from the coding sequence ATGGACATTCAGGTGATACGGGCTGCTGAGACATGGCAGCAGGCAGGAGCATACTATGTACGCATACAGGGCATGGCCAGACAGCACGGCATAACGCTCAGGCAGGAGTTTGACGAGCACGACACGCCCGACACAAAATACATCGTGCTGACTGATGACAGCTTCCCCGTTGCGACCTGCCGGTTATATAGGCTGAATGAGAGCAGCGCCATGATAGGGCGTGTGGTAGTGCTTCCCGAATACAGGGGCAGGCAGCTCGGCAGGCGTGTTATCAATGAAGCCGAGGCATGGCTGAGAGAGCTTGGGATAAAGCGTGCCGTTGTCGAGAGCCGTGATGTTGCGGTAGGGTTTTACGAAAAGCTCGGCTACTGCGTTACCGACAAAAGCATTATCCACGGCGAAACATTTGACTGCATACACATGGAAAAGCAGCTTGTATAA
- a CDS encoding MBL fold metallo-hydrolase: MNIIDAISVNEQSSIRIEADKTIYFDPYHISGAPHDADIIFITHEHYDHFSPGDISKLANDGTHFVAPRSMARSISALKIPSGKLTLVSPGESISVCGIVAEAVAAYNTKKPFHPKGNGWVGYVVTIDGERIYICGDTDDTPDARAVKCDIVCVPIGGTFTMDAAAAAAFVNGLKPKAAIPVHFGTAVGSPADADRFEAAVLPEISVIRKIIL, encoded by the coding sequence ATGAACATTATAGATGCAATATCCGTAAACGAACAAAGCAGCATACGCATAGAAGCGGACAAGACGATATACTTTGACCCTTATCACATAAGCGGTGCACCGCATGATGCGGATATTATATTTATAACGCACGAGCATTACGACCATTTCTCGCCCGGCGATATATCAAAACTCGCAAACGACGGCACACATTTTGTCGCACCCAGAAGCATGGCAAGGAGCATAAGCGCTCTTAAGATACCAAGCGGTAAGCTGACACTTGTAAGCCCGGGTGAGAGCATTTCAGTCTGCGGCATAGTGGCAGAGGCTGTAGCTGCATACAATACAAAAAAGCCTTTCCACCCAAAGGGGAACGGCTGGGTAGGATATGTTGTGACAATTGACGGAGAGAGGATATACATCTGCGGAGATACAGATGACACGCCCGATGCAAGAGCTGTTAAGTGCGACATAGTATGTGTGCCGATAGGCGGAACATTTACTATGGACGCAGCTGCCGCCGCAGCATTTGTAAACGGACTAAAGCCAAAAGCTGCTATCCCCGTTCATTTCGGAACAGCCGTCGGCAGCCCTGCTGATGCTGACAGGTTTGAAGCTGCTGTCTTACCTGAGATAAGCGTCATAAGAAAAATAATACTCTGA